Proteins encoded together in one Pseudomonas sp. Seg1 window:
- a CDS encoding ABC transporter permease, which yields MPDSSSLISSVPAPAERLLQALIRYGLLWLLALIVVFFSFAEPAFLRVGNLFSILQSVSIVALLALGVTLTMAVGGLDLSIGAVAAMSLMIASYVMVVLGWGAVPAVLVSLAGGALVGLLNGWLIVKLRVPDILATLGSMFLVIGVQLIPTGGRSIAVGMTLPNGVETEGTFSAAFLALGRGRLWDVVPVPVLITALVALAVWLFLERTRIGRLFYAIGGNEQAARLAGAPVQRFKLLAYVLSALLASLGGLLLAARLGRGDVSSGNGLVLDALGAALIGFAVLGAKKPNAFGTLVGALLVASLLNGLTMLNAPYYAQDFVKGLVLVLALMFTFGLAHRAR from the coding sequence GTGCCTGATTCGAGTTCACTGATATCGAGCGTACCGGCACCTGCCGAGCGCCTGCTGCAAGCATTGATTCGCTATGGCCTGTTGTGGCTGCTGGCGCTGATCGTGGTGTTTTTCAGTTTTGCCGAGCCGGCGTTTCTGCGCGTCGGCAACCTGTTCAGCATTTTGCAATCGGTGTCGATTGTGGCGCTGCTCGCGCTGGGCGTGACACTGACCATGGCCGTCGGCGGCCTCGATCTGTCCATCGGCGCGGTGGCGGCGATGAGCCTGATGATCGCCAGTTACGTGATGGTCGTGCTCGGCTGGGGCGCGGTGCCGGCGGTGCTGGTCAGTCTGGCGGGCGGCGCGCTGGTCGGGCTGCTCAACGGCTGGCTGATCGTCAAGCTGCGGGTGCCGGACATTCTGGCGACGCTGGGCAGCATGTTTCTGGTGATCGGTGTGCAACTGATTCCAACTGGCGGACGTTCGATTGCGGTGGGCATGACCTTGCCCAATGGCGTTGAAACCGAAGGCACCTTCAGTGCGGCGTTTCTGGCGCTGGGCCGTGGGCGGCTGTGGGACGTGGTGCCGGTTCCGGTGCTGATCACAGCGCTGGTGGCGCTGGCGGTCTGGTTGTTTCTGGAGCGCACGCGCATTGGCCGTTTGTTCTATGCCATTGGTGGCAACGAGCAGGCCGCGCGTCTGGCCGGGGCGCCGGTGCAGCGTTTCAAACTGCTGGCCTACGTGCTCTCGGCATTGCTGGCCTCGCTGGGTGGATTGCTGCTCGCGGCGCGGCTGGGGCGCGGCGATGTCAGCTCGGGCAACGGTCTGGTGCTCGATGCGCTCGGCGCGGCGCTGATCGGTTTTGCCGTCCTCGGCGCGAAGAAACCCAACGCCTTCGGCACCCTGGTCGGCGCGCTGCTGGTGGCTTCGTTGCTCAACGGTCTGACCATGCTCAACGCGCCGTATTACGCGCAGGATTTCGTCAAGGGACTGGTGCTGGTACTGGCCCTGATGTTCACGTTTGGCCTCGCGCATCGGGCGCGTTGA